In the genome of Desulfuromonas sp. DDH964, one region contains:
- a CDS encoding DUF4911 domain-containing protein, whose product MTVCFQQRQFRLPRQEIGYLRFLVEGYDGLLFLRTLDGHSGLVEMAWPVERTAEALPLLAALARETGLHEAGDEGPEA is encoded by the coding sequence ATGACAGTTTGCTTCCAGCAACGGCAATTCCGCCTTCCCCGCCAGGAGATCGGCTATCTGCGCTTTCTCGTCGAGGGGTACGACGGCCTCCTCTTTTTGCGGACCCTGGACGGGCACTCCGGACTGGTGGAGATGGCCTGGCCGGTGGAGCGGACGGCCGAGGCGCTGCCGCTGCTGGCAGCCCTGGCCCGGGAAACCGGCCTGCATGAGGCCGGTGACGAAGGGCCGGAAGCCTGA
- a CDS encoding ArnT family glycosyltransferase — protein sequence MVESRAPASPRLWLWLAGYFLILLIPTGLLPLMESTEGRYGEIAWEMVASGNYLEPFFNGIKHFHKPPLTYWAIAAGYKLFGINDFGARFFGVVAACLAVAYLYRVALVLLDDYRQARDAALIFATSLLFLGVARIVATDIYLTCFTVMAQYYLFRRIAGPARRSDAPLYGLALGLGFLAKGPLIFLFTLLPFLLAKFFDAGHRRLFSWRETALAVATFALVALPWYVAVMIENPGLLYYFLKVQTVDRVASNRFRRYEPPWYFFYVFAGTFLPYIFFFLKGAVRLRKFDRSRQVLFLYVLVPFLIFTLAQSKQPTYILPFYGMAAILAAGALARLAMPRLRLLAVLVLLVAAIAPAVAGFVYPPARPLRSVLLLATIPALWLWWQALRDHRGELLIPRCAALLLLVTTVAYGVAAVAAPQMRGYEQMAQALNRLDPGRKLDVLVYRGFLPSLSLYRRHLTASAYGMEREVQFQENQDYRNWYLPTAADLQRYLGDRKELFVVMNAEAKPSFETESGYRCAPVYEQRKHNAYRCRVAADAANPGQE from the coding sequence ATGGTTGAATCCCGGGCACCGGCCAGCCCGCGACTCTGGCTGTGGCTGGCCGGCTATTTTCTCATCCTGCTGATTCCGACCGGGCTCCTGCCGCTGATGGAGTCGACGGAGGGGCGTTACGGCGAAATTGCCTGGGAGATGGTGGCCAGCGGCAACTACCTGGAGCCGTTCTTTAACGGCATCAAGCATTTTCACAAGCCCCCCCTGACCTACTGGGCGATCGCCGCCGGCTACAAACTCTTCGGCATCAACGATTTCGGCGCCCGTTTTTTCGGCGTGGTCGCGGCCTGCCTGGCGGTTGCCTACCTCTACCGGGTCGCCCTGGTGCTGCTCGATGACTATCGCCAGGCCCGCGACGCCGCCCTGATCTTTGCCACCTCCCTCCTCTTTCTGGGGGTGGCGCGCATCGTCGCCACCGATATCTACCTGACCTGCTTCACGGTCATGGCCCAGTATTACCTATTCCGTCGCATCGCCGGCCCGGCGCGGCGCAGCGATGCCCCCCTCTATGGCCTCGCCCTGGGCCTCGGTTTCCTCGCCAAGGGACCGCTCATCTTCCTCTTCACCCTGCTGCCGTTTCTGCTCGCCAAGTTCTTTGATGCCGGCCATCGGCGCCTCTTCAGCTGGCGGGAGACCGCCCTCGCGGTGGCGACCTTTGCCCTGGTGGCGCTCCCCTGGTATGTCGCGGTGATGATCGAGAACCCCGGCCTGCTCTACTACTTCCTCAAGGTCCAGACCGTCGACCGCGTCGCCAGCAACCGGTTCCGCCGCTACGAGCCGCCCTGGTATTTCTTCTATGTCTTCGCCGGGACCTTTCTCCCCTACATCTTCTTTTTTCTCAAGGGGGCGGTGCGCCTGCGCAAGTTCGACCGCTCCCGGCAGGTTCTCTTTCTCTACGTGCTGGTCCCCTTTCTGATCTTCACTCTGGCGCAGAGCAAGCAGCCGACCTACATCCTCCCCTTTTATGGCATGGCGGCGATTCTCGCTGCCGGAGCCCTTGCCCGCCTGGCGATGCCACGGCTGCGCCTGCTGGCGGTGCTGGTGCTGCTGGTGGCGGCGATTGCCCCGGCGGTGGCCGGTTTTGTCTACCCGCCGGCCCGACCGCTGCGCTCGGTTTTGCTGCTGGCAACCATTCCGGCGCTCTGGCTCTGGTGGCAGGCGTTGCGGGACCACCGCGGTGAACTGTTGATCCCGCGCTGTGCCGCTCTGCTGCTGCTGGTGACGACGGTGGCCTACGGGGTCGCCGCGGTGGCCGCTCCGCAGATGCGCGGCTACGAACAGATGGCCCAGGCGCTCAACCGCCTCGACCCCGGGCGCAAGCTCGACGTCCTGGTCTACAGGGGATTTCTCCCCTCCCTCTCCCTCTATCGCCGTCACCTGACCGCCTCCGCCTACGGCATGGAGCGCGAGGTGCAGTTCCAGGAAAACCAGGATTATCGGAACTGGTACCTGCCTACCGCTGCCGACCTCCAGCGCTACCTCGGCGACCGGAAAGAACTCTTCGTGGTGATGAACGCCGAGGCGAAGCCCTCCTTTGAAACGGAGAGCGGCTATCGCTGTGCCCCGGTCTATGAGCAGCGCAAGCATAACGCTTACCGTTGCCGGGTCGCGGCCGATGCCGCCAACCCCGGACAGGAATGA
- a CDS encoding lipid-A-disaccharide synthase N-terminal domain-containing protein encodes MAKTEIAILVLGFAGQSLFFMRFFVQWLYSEKHRRSMIPTAFWYFSIGGSSLLLIYAIIRKDIVFIVGQATGFFIYTRNIYLIAREKREREAENG; translated from the coding sequence ATGGCTAAAACGGAGATCGCCATTCTGGTGCTCGGCTTTGCCGGCCAGAGCCTTTTTTTCATGCGCTTTTTCGTGCAGTGGCTCTATTCGGAGAAGCATCGCCGCAGCATGATCCCCACTGCCTTCTGGTACTTCAGTATTGGCGGCAGCTCCCTGCTCCTTATCTACGCCATCATCCGCAAGGACATCGTCTTTATCGTCGGCCAGGCGACCGGCTTTTTCATCTACACCCGCAATATCTACCTGATTGCCCGGGAAAAACGGGAGCGGGAAGCCGAGAATGGTTGA
- the nudC gene encoding NAD(+) diphosphatase: MPFPDRYPSPQHLPFNQTALAAEFKLESPDRDPGGAGVWVLLRSGELLVTDTPAATLPEGMLPAGDEGAAIYLGRYLGRPCRALKLPAESALPAGLRSENLLAAEPGLSLALLSLAGTAGAILHWLGNSRHCSRCGGATVPMPGEWGRTCRSCGYGHFPHIHPCVIVLVRRGRELLLTRKAGWPAGRYSLVAGFLDFGECLEEAVAREVLEETGVTVSNVRYVGSQSWPFPSQLMAGFVADYVAGEVVVETTELEDARWFSIDALPLLPPKRSIARYLLDHFGNEASPGR; encoded by the coding sequence ATGCCTTTTCCCGACCGCTACCCCTCCCCCCAGCATCTCCCCTTCAACCAGACCGCATTGGCGGCAGAATTCAAGCTCGAATCGCCCGACCGGGATCCGGGCGGCGCCGGGGTCTGGGTCCTGCTGCGCAGTGGCGAACTGCTGGTCACCGATACTCCCGCGGCGACCCTTCCCGAGGGGATGCTGCCGGCCGGGGATGAAGGGGCGGCCATCTATTTGGGGCGCTACCTCGGGCGTCCCTGCCGGGCCCTGAAGCTGCCGGCGGAGAGCGCCCTGCCGGCCGGGCTGCGCAGTGAAAACCTCCTCGCTGCCGAACCGGGCCTCTCCCTGGCGCTGCTGTCGCTGGCCGGCACCGCCGGCGCGATCCTGCACTGGCTCGGCAACAGTCGCCACTGTTCCCGCTGCGGGGGGGCGACGGTGCCGATGCCGGGCGAGTGGGGGCGCACCTGCAGATCCTGTGGCTATGGCCATTTTCCGCATATTCATCCCTGCGTCATTGTGCTGGTGCGGCGCGGCCGGGAACTGCTGCTGACTCGCAAGGCGGGCTGGCCCGCCGGGCGTTACAGCCTGGTGGCGGGATTTCTCGATTTCGGCGAATGCCTGGAAGAGGCGGTGGCACGCGAGGTGCTGGAAGAGACCGGAGTGACGGTCAGCAACGTCCGCTATGTCGGCAGCCAGAGCTGGCCCTTTCCCAGCCAGCTGATGGCCGGTTTCGTCGCTGACTACGTTGCCGGTGAGGTGGTGGTTGAAACTACCGAACTGGAGGATGCGCGCTGGTTTTCCATCGACGCCCTGCCGCTGCTGCCGCCGAAGCGGAGCATTGCCCGCTACCTCCTCGACCACTTCGGCAACGAGGCTTCTCCCGGAAGATAG
- a CDS encoding cytochrome C, with translation MKKVVLLLCAVLLLATSVEAKLVVLGKGDATQFDVSSFPPRMQEAYKLMAVKCIKCHSQERTAIALQTGVAPITGGLFDRNATRAYGIKMLRKPDSDMTKDDVKVVIELLNFMLDEANR, from the coding sequence ATGAAAAAAGTCGTCCTGTTGCTCTGCGCCGTGCTGTTGCTGGCGACCAGCGTCGAGGCAAAGCTCGTGGTCCTCGGCAAGGGGGATGCCACCCAGTTCGATGTCTCGAGCTTCCCGCCCAGGATGCAGGAGGCCTACAAGCTGATGGCAGTTAAATGCATCAAATGCCACTCCCAGGAGCGAACCGCCATCGCCCTGCAAACAGGTGTTGCGCCCATCACCGGCGGCCTTTTCGACCGCAATGCGACCCGGGCTTACGGCATCAAGATGCTGCGCAAACCCGATTCGGACATGACCAAGGATGACGTCAAGGTGGTAATCGAACTCCTTAACTTCATGCTCGACGAAGCGAATCGCTGA
- a CDS encoding diacylglycerol/lipid kinase family protein, protein MARVTRVKLIANPVAGRQARQRIQHAVEWLRAAGVEVDLTLTGARGDARRAAAEARTRGHDRVIAAGGDGTLNEVVNGLVPSAIPLAFLPLGTTNVFALEAGIPFDLEAACRIALEGPAVPVNLGVANDTRFLLMASAGLDAEAVCQVSPGLKRALGKGAYLASALRALFQAPPQPFTARTAAGEDIPCYGAIISNGRLYGGRFVIAPGASLTAASFEVCLLLKPGRRALLGAALALAAGRTLSPAAARRLQTPNLQLLGAGVAVQIDGDFFGRLPVTLRIASDELCLVMPGKGSEG, encoded by the coding sequence GTGGCCAGGGTTACGCGCGTCAAGCTGATCGCCAACCCGGTGGCCGGCCGCCAGGCCCGGCAGCGGATTCAGCATGCAGTTGAATGGCTTCGCGCCGCCGGGGTGGAGGTCGATCTGACCCTCACCGGGGCGCGGGGCGATGCCCGCCGGGCCGCGGCCGAAGCCCGCACCCGGGGCCATGATCGGGTCATTGCGGCCGGCGGTGACGGTACCCTCAACGAAGTCGTCAATGGCCTGGTTCCCAGCGCCATCCCGCTCGCCTTTCTCCCCCTTGGAACGACCAACGTCTTTGCCCTCGAAGCCGGCATCCCCTTTGACCTGGAAGCGGCCTGCCGCATTGCCCTCGAAGGCCCGGCGGTCCCGGTCAACCTCGGGGTCGCCAACGACACCCGCTTTCTGCTCATGGCGAGCGCCGGCCTCGATGCCGAGGCGGTCTGCCAGGTGAGCCCGGGCTTGAAGCGCGCTCTGGGCAAGGGCGCCTACCTCGCCAGCGCGCTGCGCGCTCTATTCCAGGCGCCGCCCCAGCCCTTCACGGCGCGGACCGCCGCCGGGGAGGATATCCCCTGTTACGGGGCGATCATCAGTAACGGCAGGCTTTACGGCGGACGTTTCGTCATCGCGCCAGGGGCGTCCCTGACGGCGGCGAGCTTCGAAGTCTGCCTGCTGCTCAAGCCGGGGCGCCGCGCCCTGCTCGGTGCGGCGCTCGCCCTTGCCGCCGGCCGCACCCTCTCCCCGGCCGCGGCCCGCCGGCTGCAGACACCGAACCTGCAACTGCTCGGCGCGGGGGTGGCGGTACAGATCGATGGCGATTTCTTCGGCCGCTTGCCGGTAACCCTGCGGATTGCCAGCGACGAGCTCTGCCTGGTGATGCCTGGCAAGGGGAGTGAAGGATGA
- a CDS encoding transglutaminase-like domain-containing protein — MKNILLLPAAITLALLAGFLLGQFDILPTEDHLASSAIVPPTFHDMRVNPASDYVDLIDPEDPEIRRLALGLPSFEAAYNFVQNEIRFAPFVPPGPVSATLQYGVGSCLGKAALLASLYRAMGMPQEDLRLVMGIVITPQGESDHVWIDLENKGRCLQQDPSGMLGRFAFDAFPGTAYVDNYVMKESFAFNDGGFALVSQLNRFRNRPVPGQ; from the coding sequence ATGAAAAACATCCTCCTGCTACCAGCGGCAATAACCTTGGCGCTCCTCGCCGGCTTCCTCCTTGGCCAGTTCGATATCCTGCCCACCGAGGATCATCTCGCCAGCAGTGCCATAGTGCCACCGACCTTCCACGATATGCGGGTCAATCCGGCCAGCGACTACGTCGACCTGATCGACCCCGAGGACCCGGAGATTCGCCGACTCGCCCTCGGTCTTCCTTCCTTCGAAGCGGCCTACAACTTCGTCCAGAACGAAATCCGCTTCGCCCCTTTCGTCCCGCCCGGTCCGGTGAGCGCCACGCTCCAATATGGCGTCGGCAGCTGCCTCGGCAAGGCTGCCCTGCTCGCCAGTCTTTATCGGGCGATGGGGATGCCGCAGGAAGACCTGCGCCTGGTGATGGGGATCGTTATCACCCCGCAGGGGGAATCGGACCACGTCTGGATCGACCTCGAAAACAAGGGGCGCTGTCTGCAGCAGGACCCCTCGGGCATGCTCGGCCGTTTCGCCTTTGACGCCTTCCCCGGCACCGCCTACGTCGACAACTATGTCATGAAAGAGAGCTTCGCTTTCAATGACGGCGGCTTTGCCCTGGTCTCCCAGCTTAACCGCTTTCGCAACCGGCCGGTGCCGGGACAATAG
- a CDS encoding cytochrome c biogenesis protein ResB, with protein MLIRFFSSLYLTLGLLLGLAAVSVFGTLQPGRDEGLGVARYDLFYQSIWFRLLLLLLALNLAVCTLRTIRRNLADRSRHLDLLRSERVFSSPLRYLLPRNTDMAQLAAALRASGYRVAVADGALVGGRGRVGRWGSTLVHLSVLLIMTGAFCSQLGFVGTLNIYAGDQSDVYFDWERQQDLPLGFTFRLDQFEPRYYPIELQFAALDPASGQLLATYTCREGETVSLPEPGVTARVLKFIPEEEQLILEISRDGQSLGEYHARSGKLQGQSSFANRVDPGVVIRPLAWRDPILRQMHSEVSLLREGTVVAKGIIEVNRPLVFEGVTIYQTGFSRDKFGFWAGGFQLSRDPGEPVVWFGCLTIVLGLLLAFLVPYRVIGVSRVADEVLLVALSGFRGEAGAARFDRLEQALADAGRAVSGKPGP; from the coding sequence ATGCTGATCCGTTTTTTCAGTTCACTCTACCTGACCCTCGGGCTCCTGCTGGGGTTGGCCGCCGTCTCTGTTTTCGGAACCCTCCAGCCAGGGCGGGACGAGGGCCTGGGTGTAGCGCGCTACGACCTCTTTTACCAGAGCATCTGGTTTCGGTTGCTGCTGCTGCTGCTCGCTCTGAACCTGGCGGTCTGCACTCTGCGCACCATCCGGCGCAATCTCGCTGACCGCTCCCGACATCTCGACCTGCTGCGTTCGGAACGGGTCTTCAGCTCGCCGTTGCGCTACCTCCTCCCCCGGAATACGGATATGGCGCAGCTTGCTGCCGCCCTGCGCGCATCGGGCTACCGGGTTGCGGTCGCGGACGGGGCCCTGGTCGGCGGGCGTGGCCGGGTCGGTCGCTGGGGGTCGACGCTGGTTCACCTCTCGGTTCTGCTGATCATGACCGGCGCCTTTTGCAGCCAGCTCGGCTTTGTCGGGACCCTGAATATTTACGCCGGCGACCAGAGCGATGTCTACTTCGACTGGGAGCGGCAGCAGGATCTTCCCCTCGGATTCACCTTCCGCCTCGATCAGTTCGAACCGCGTTACTACCCCATCGAGTTGCAGTTTGCCGCCCTCGACCCCGCCAGCGGCCAGCTCCTCGCGACCTATACCTGCCGCGAGGGGGAGACCGTTTCCCTGCCGGAGCCGGGGGTGACCGCCCGGGTGCTCAAATTCATCCCGGAAGAGGAGCAGCTGATTCTTGAAATCAGTCGCGACGGTCAATCCCTCGGGGAGTACCATGCCCGCAGCGGCAAGCTCCAGGGCCAATCTTCATTTGCCAACCGGGTCGATCCGGGGGTGGTGATCAGACCGCTGGCCTGGCGGGATCCGATTCTGCGCCAGATGCACAGCGAAGTCTCTCTCCTGCGCGAGGGCACGGTTGTTGCTAAAGGGATCATCGAGGTCAATCGGCCGCTGGTCTTCGAGGGGGTGACGATTTACCAGACCGGGTTCAGTCGTGACAAGTTCGGATTCTGGGCCGGCGGATTCCAGCTGTCGCGCGATCCCGGAGAGCCTGTGGTCTGGTTCGGCTGTCTTACCATTGTGCTCGGCCTGCTGCTGGCTTTCCTGGTCCCCTACCGGGTGATTGGCGTCAGCCGGGTCGCTGACGAGGTGTTGCTGGTTGCCCTCAGCGGTTTCCGGGGGGAGGCCGGGGCCGCGCGCTTCGATCGCCTGGAGCAGGCTTTGGCCGATGCCGGCCGCGCCGTCTCAGGCAAGCCCGGTCCCTGA
- a CDS encoding OsmC family protein codes for MEITFPGGLAVEARYKGFTVRCDQPEAAGGKNSAPSPFDLFLISLGNCAGYFALRFCQQRDLPTAGLRLTLTSERDPEQHRLARVQIVIELPEGFPDKYRAAIIRATDQCTVKRTIFDPPDFEVTTA; via the coding sequence ATGGAGATTACTTTCCCCGGCGGCCTTGCCGTCGAAGCCCGCTACAAGGGGTTCACCGTCCGCTGCGACCAGCCCGAGGCAGCCGGCGGTAAAAACTCGGCGCCATCCCCCTTCGACCTCTTCCTGATCTCCCTCGGCAATTGCGCCGGCTACTTCGCCCTTCGTTTCTGCCAGCAGCGCGACCTTCCGACTGCCGGGCTGCGCCTGACCCTGACGAGCGAACGGGATCCGGAACAGCATCGCCTGGCCCGGGTGCAGATCGTCATCGAGCTGCCGGAGGGTTTCCCCGACAAGTACCGCGCGGCCATCATCCGGGCGACCGACCAGTGCACGGTAAAGCGCACCATCTTCGACCCGCCCGACTTCGAAGTGACGACAGCGTGA
- a CDS encoding DEAD/DEAH box helicase: MNFQDFQLAPTILRAVTECGYTAPTPIQERAIPLALEGRDLIATAQTGTGKTAAFVLPALQRLGTPPSGRGRGPRILVLTPTRELANQVTEAVRNYGKYLRIRSGAILGGMPYPEQQRLLAAPVDLIVATPGRLIDHLQRGRLDLFRLEILILDEADRMLDMGFADDVDKIAKATPAGRQTMLFTATLDTAMARLAGRLLRNPERIEVAGEKVTHAQIEQRLHHTDNLEHKERLLKHLVAEADLTRAIIFAATKRDADSLAGRLRTQGHAAAALHGDMSQRERNRTVTDLRRGKVRLLVATDVAARGLDVSGISHVINYDLPKFAEDYVHRIGRTGRAGASGIAISFASAQDLGALGRIERYIGQQVPIQTVPGLEPTRPLRRPSATPGRRPGGQRPGAPRRSGQTSWQQRPAAGGGPGGATRGGRQPIVEERSLRSRRPTGSAR; the protein is encoded by the coding sequence ATGAATTTTCAGGATTTCCAGCTGGCGCCGACCATCCTCAGGGCGGTCACCGAGTGTGGTTACACGGCCCCGACCCCGATCCAGGAGCGCGCCATTCCCCTGGCTCTCGAAGGACGCGACCTGATCGCCACCGCCCAGACCGGCACCGGCAAGACCGCCGCCTTTGTCCTGCCGGCCCTGCAGCGCCTCGGCACCCCCCCGAGCGGGCGCGGCCGCGGGCCGCGGATTCTGGTGCTGACCCCGACCCGGGAGCTCGCCAACCAGGTCACCGAAGCGGTACGCAACTACGGCAAGTACCTGCGCATTCGCAGCGGCGCCATCCTCGGCGGGATGCCCTACCCGGAACAGCAGCGCCTGCTCGCCGCGCCCGTCGACCTGATCGTCGCCACCCCGGGACGGCTGATCGACCATCTGCAGCGCGGCCGTCTCGACCTTTTCCGGCTCGAGATCCTGATCCTCGACGAAGCGGACCGCATGCTCGACATGGGGTTTGCCGATGATGTCGACAAGATTGCCAAGGCGACCCCCGCCGGACGCCAGACCATGCTCTTTACCGCCACCCTCGATACGGCCATGGCGCGCCTTGCCGGCCGCCTGCTGCGCAACCCCGAGCGGATCGAGGTGGCCGGAGAGAAGGTGACCCATGCGCAGATCGAGCAGCGCCTCCATCACACCGACAACCTGGAGCACAAGGAGCGCCTCCTCAAGCACCTCGTCGCCGAAGCCGACCTGACCCGGGCGATTATCTTTGCCGCAACCAAGCGCGACGCCGACAGCCTCGCCGGGCGCCTGCGCACCCAGGGGCATGCAGCCGCCGCCCTGCACGGCGACATGAGCCAGCGGGAACGCAATCGTACCGTCACCGACCTGCGTCGCGGCAAGGTACGCCTGCTGGTGGCGACCGACGTCGCCGCCCGTGGACTCGACGTTTCCGGCATCAGCCATGTCATCAACTACGACCTGCCGAAATTTGCCGAAGATTACGTGCATCGCATCGGCCGCACCGGTCGCGCCGGCGCCTCGGGAATTGCCATCTCCTTCGCTTCCGCCCAGGATCTCGGCGCCCTCGGCCGCATCGAGCGCTATATCGGCCAGCAGGTGCCGATTCAGACCGTTCCCGGTTTGGAGCCGACCCGGCCGTTGCGGCGGCCGAGCGCTACCCCGGGACGTCGACCCGGCGGCCAGCGCCCTGGCGCCCCGCGCCGCAGCGGCCAGACCAGCTGGCAGCAGCGACCGGCCGCCGGCGGCGGACCGGGAGGCGCCACCCGCGGTGGGCGGCAGCCGATCGTCGAGGAGCGCAGTCTCCGGTCGCGCCGGCCGACCGGCTCGGCGCGCTGA
- a CDS encoding sensor histidine kinase, with protein sequence MAENRTLGPKMRILAVGLVLMAASWLADAVIDSFFDQESFLDSIFAPGIHEILIRVVFLANQLGFLIYISLLFTRQHRLQAELKSLSAAEGAERRRCENILEVLGDGVSIQDAELRILYQNALHRQMMGEHLGEYCYRAYRQQETVCPGCQLVTAFNDGRVHVHEGERVEAGGRRVFEIISSPLRDSSGKIVAGIEAVRDITARKLLEERLHDQMAAMESSIDGIGILNAAAHYTYLNQAHAELYGYERPETLLGRSWRDLYDADEVARIEQAILPELFAAGRWRGEARGRRRDGSLFPQELSLSVLADGGIVCVVRDITRRHQSLAEIQQVNRDLENRTAELQSANRELEAFGYSLSHDLRSFLTKISAAAQLFEADADSALSATGNYCLETILTAIDGMDDLIEAMLVISQVSRKALHIETVNLSELAGEVVLGLRLGDPQRLVDVVVSPDLVARGDRQLLRVLLDNLLGNAWKYTGEASHPRIEFGQTEQGGQQVFLVRDNGRGFDMSEASRLFHPFQRLSNVGAIPGTGIGLATVARVVQRHGGQIWAEGSADGAVFYFTLP encoded by the coding sequence TTGGCAGAAAACAGAACGCTGGGACCCAAAATGCGCATCCTGGCCGTCGGCCTGGTGCTGATGGCAGCCTCCTGGCTGGCCGACGCCGTCATCGACTCTTTCTTCGACCAGGAATCCTTCCTCGACAGTATCTTCGCGCCGGGAATTCATGAAATCCTGATCCGTGTCGTATTTCTCGCCAACCAGCTCGGATTTTTGATCTACATCAGCCTCCTCTTCACCCGCCAGCACCGCCTGCAGGCGGAATTGAAATCCCTTTCCGCGGCCGAAGGCGCCGAGCGGCGTCGCTGCGAGAATATCCTCGAGGTTCTGGGGGACGGGGTCAGCATCCAGGACGCGGAGTTGCGCATTCTCTATCAGAATGCTCTGCATCGGCAGATGATGGGCGAGCATCTGGGGGAGTACTGCTACCGGGCCTACCGGCAGCAGGAGACGGTCTGCCCCGGCTGCCAGCTGGTGACCGCATTTAACGACGGCCGCGTCCACGTTCATGAAGGTGAGCGAGTGGAGGCGGGGGGGCGCCGTGTCTTCGAGATCATCTCCTCGCCGCTACGTGATTCCTCCGGAAAGATCGTCGCGGGGATCGAGGCGGTTCGCGATATCACCGCCCGCAAGCTGCTGGAAGAGCGCTTGCACGACCAGATGGCAGCGATGGAAAGTTCCATCGACGGCATCGGCATCCTCAATGCCGCGGCGCACTATACCTACCTGAATCAGGCCCATGCCGAGCTTTACGGTTACGAGCGGCCGGAGACTCTGCTGGGGCGGAGCTGGCGGGACCTGTACGACGCCGACGAGGTCGCCCGCATCGAGCAGGCGATCCTGCCGGAGCTCTTTGCCGCAGGGCGCTGGCGAGGCGAGGCGAGGGGACGGCGCCGCGACGGCAGCCTCTTTCCGCAGGAGCTTTCGCTGAGCGTTTTGGCCGATGGCGGCATCGTCTGTGTCGTCCGCGACATCACGCGCCGGCACCAGTCGCTGGCCGAAATCCAGCAGGTCAACCGGGACCTCGAAAACCGCACCGCCGAACTCCAGTCCGCCAATCGGGAGCTCGAAGCCTTCGGCTATTCCCTCTCCCACGATCTGCGCTCCTTCCTCACCAAGATCTCGGCCGCCGCCCAACTGTTCGAGGCCGATGCGGATTCGGCGCTCAGCGCGACCGGCAACTACTGCCTCGAGACCATTCTCACGGCAATCGACGGCATGGATGACCTGATCGAGGCGATGCTGGTCATCTCCCAGGTCAGCCGCAAGGCGTTGCATATCGAGACGGTAAATCTGAGCGAACTGGCTGGCGAGGTCGTCCTTGGGCTGCGCCTCGGCGACCCCCAGCGACTGGTCGATGTCGTTGTTTCCCCGGACCTGGTCGCCCGGGGCGACCGCCAGCTGCTGCGGGTCCTCCTCGACAATCTGCTCGGCAACGCCTGGAAGTATACCGGGGAGGCCAGTCACCCCCGGATCGAATTCGGCCAGACTGAACAAGGGGGACAGCAGGTCTTCCTGGTCCGCGACAATGGCCGCGGCTTCGACATGAGCGAAGCGTCCCGCCTCTTTCACCCCTTCCAGCGCCTTTCCAATGTCGGCGCGATTCCCGGCACCGGCATCGGGCTGGCAACGGTGGCCCGGGTCGTCCAGCGTCACGGCGGACAAATCTGGGCCGAGGGGAGTGCTGACGGAGCGGTTTTCTACTTTACCCTCCCCTGA
- a CDS encoding NUDIX hydrolase: MKRRPVFNGRIVALALEEHLLPDGRRADFEIVRHPGGAAVLPLLEDGQVLLLRQFRPAAGGNVIEIPAGRLEPGETPEACARRELAEEAGYVAGRLDLLGTTLSSVGFCDERIDLFLARDLQPVAAAPEADEFIEPFLLSLDAALAAIAAGAIVDAKTQLALLLCSRLPAAGVD; encoded by the coding sequence ATGAAGCGGCGGCCGGTCTTCAACGGCAGGATCGTCGCGCTGGCGCTGGAGGAGCACCTGCTCCCCGATGGGCGGAGGGCCGATTTCGAAATCGTTCGTCACCCCGGAGGGGCGGCGGTGCTCCCCTTACTGGAGGACGGGCAGGTCCTGCTGCTGCGGCAGTTCAGGCCCGCTGCCGGGGGGAACGTGATCGAGATCCCCGCCGGACGCCTCGAGCCGGGAGAAACTCCGGAAGCCTGTGCCCGGCGCGAGCTGGCCGAGGAGGCCGGCTATGTTGCCGGCCGCCTCGATCTTCTCGGCACCACCCTGAGCTCGGTCGGGTTCTGCGACGAGCGCATCGACCTCTTTCTCGCCCGTGATTTGCAACCGGTGGCCGCAGCGCCCGAAGCGGACGAATTTATCGAACCGTTTCTGCTCTCCCTCGACGCGGCCCTTGCCGCGATCGCGGCGGGGGCGATCGTGGATGCCAAGACCCAGCTGGCGCTGCTCCTCTGCAGCCGCCTGCCTGCTGCCGGAGTAGACTGA